The window TGTCATCTAATTAAGAGCAAAAGTGACTTGGCTGTCTGAAGGGCTGTTAATGCGGTTTTTTGAGTTAACGGTTTTGACTATCGAGCTATGCCGAAAAATTGGACGTAGAGAGAGTGGTTTTCTATTGTCACGATCCTGAAAAAATATTTACTGTTTGAAGTGTTAATTAGCCCCTAGCCTAATACGGATGGACGTTTTTTGAGCAATTATTCATTCACATTCTATTTATGTCGCTTTGCCCTACTAAAAGTTATCCCAGATCTCGCTATGATTTTACCTATCAAAATCATAGTGCTCCCAATCAACCAAATATTGCTCGAATTCTACAAATAAGTGATAAAGGCTCAATATGCAACTTAGAGTTATGCAATAATAATGTTTTATTGATATTATCGATACAATACTGTTCTATAAAGGTTCTTAACTCACGTACTAGCCTTTATTTAGATTCACGAAGTTATATCTTTTGAGTGAAAAATGAAAAAAATTGACCTTCACATCCACACTGTGCACACTCGATCAGACTCCAAGTTTGAATACTCACTTGAAACGTTGAAGAAATATGTTGAAGCTGCGCAGCTTGATTGTATAGCGATAACAAACCATAACGAATTCAACTTAAGTCAGTTCAGAGAAATATCTAGAGAACTCGATATAACAGTATTGCCAGGTATCGAAATTGACTTAGAACGTGGGCACATTTTGTTAATATCAGACCCCTCAGATCTGGAGGATTTTTCTGCTAGATGTCAAAAGTTAACTAGTTTAATTACATACCCTCACCCAAATGTTGCATTAACTAGCTTCAAGGAAATATTTACCGATCTTGATCAATATATTCTTATTCCTCATTACGATAAATCTCCAAAAATCCTTAAGTTCGTATTAGATGATCTTAAACGATATATTACAGCAGGTGAAGTCCAAGCCCCTAAGAAATTTATACAAGTATATAATCAAGAAGACTCCCTAGTGCCTGTTATTTTTAGTGATACTAGAATGGCAACAGGTATAGATTCATTTCCTTCCAGACAAACATTTTTGAATATAACTGACTGTGACTTTAGAAGCGTTCGTTTAGGGCTTACAAAAAAAGAGTATGTCAGTTTAACAAGAGAAGAAGGTAACAAATTTATTGAGATTATGGACTCGGGAATTAAGATTTCGACAGGGTTAAATGTTATCTTAGGTAAGAGATCATCTGGGAAATCTCATACTTTAAACTTAATAAACTCAAGCTCCGATGAGGATGACGTTAAGTATATTAGGTAGTTCGAATTACTAGAGAGTGATGAGGAAAGAGATAAAAAAGATTTTGATAAACATATAAGTAAGAATAAAGGTGATGTTACTGAAAAGTATCTAAGTATATTTAAAAATGCTGTAGATGATATAAAAACAATTGATACCAGAAATGATGATAGCCAGATAGAAAGATATGTAAAGTCTCTACTGGATAACGCGAATAATCAAGTAAGAAAAGATTTGTTTTCTAATGCAGCATTGTTTTCTGATACATTGTTCCAATTGAAGGATAATGGAAATCTCAAAGACTTGATTAGTTCTACAGAGAGCTTGTTAGATAACTTAGAATATAAGGATATAATTTCAAAGAGTCTTAATCGTGAAAATTTAATTTCATTACATGCTGATTTAGTTTCTAAATTCAAAGAAAAAGATACAGAGAGAAGACTTAAAAAATTTACAAACGAGGTGGTTAGTAATATTAAATCGGAGTTAAGTATAAAGACTTCCCTGAGTCCTATCGAAGAAATCAATCTAAAAGAAATAGCATTAAATCGTATGAAAATCTCCAAGTTTAATGATTTGGTGAGTTTAATAAAAACATATAAGCGTATTGATCAAAGAGAACTTTATGGTTATACAGTGGTAGCTGAAAGAGGAAGCTTTAAAAATGCTTCTGAATTGTTAAAAGTTGTCAGAAGACAATTAAGTTTGGTTCCTGCATTTAAATATTATGATAATCCGATCTCGTATATTTCCAAACTAAAAGGTGCAGGCGTAGAAGACACTGATATTTATAGACTTTTCTCTAAGGTAACTTATAGAATTTTAAATAGATATGGTTCTAATGTTTCTGGTGGTGAAAGATCGGAGTATAGGCTTTTAAAGAAACTTCATGATGCGAAAGATCATGATATTTTATTGATTGATGAACCAGAATCGTCATTTGATAATACATTTTTATTTGAAAGTGTTAATTCGATTATTAAAGATTTATCAAAAATAATGCCAGTCGTTGTAGTGACTCATAATAGTACAGTTGGAGCATCAATTGTTCCTGACCATATACTTTACACGACTAAAACATTTATTGAGGGGCAGTTAGTATATGATGTCTATTTCGGACGCCCTACCGATAAGTATTTATACACTGGTTGTGGTAAGGAAATTGAAAACTATGGTGTACAAATTAATTCTTTAGAGGCTGGAAAAGAACCATATGAAAAGCGAAGTTCAGATTATGAAAATATTAAAAGTTGAACCTAATGGTATACCTCAATTTACTACAAATGGTTTTGATTGGAAAAATATTGACGGGGTAAATAAGGAGGATATTTCTCTTATGCTCGATCTATGTATCAATCACGACGTGATATTGGAGGAATACTGTGCTACAGAAATAAAAAACCCAGCACAAAAAATAATCTTCACCAACATATATAATAAATTCAAAGATTTTATTGAAGATAAAGCAAGTTTCAAGGATCAGGTTGATAGTTTATATAAAGATGCTTTAGCAAAGTATAAGTAATTATTACTGGTTCAGACTAGATCTGACACTTCAATTTGAAAAGAAGAGAGTTACCATTTTTGATTAAAGGTGCTGAATCCGTAATCAAAGAAGTTAGGAGGTAACTCTCATGCTTCATACCAGCAATCCAATCATTGAACACAAAGCTGCCTTCTCAATTTTGCAGAAGAACTCGGCAACGACTCTAAAGCCAGTAAAATCATGAGTGTATTAAGGGATACGTTTTACTGTTATCAACAACTGCTTGAAACAGGCCGAATTGAAACACTGATCAATCAGAGATGCAGAACACCAAAGCTTAAGAATCGTGTTGATAGTGAAACTGTAATTAGGGGGTAAGTCTTGCGTTTTACAATTGAAATTCGGCTTAAATTTTCAAATTCAATCTCAATTAGCAGGAGCAAATTCACTAAATCACTTCTGTCCAGCACCGAGTTAACAGATCATTACTGACCCTGTAAACACACTACAATCATTAAATATGACTAACTCAAATTGGGCTACACCTTCACTTGCGATTCCTTTATTCAATATTGAGGCTGTTTCCAATTGTTTTTTGATAATTTTGGCATGGCTAACAGAACTGGAGACAAAATTAAGCGTGTATCGAAAAAGTATGCAGACGCAGACTGTGTGGTGACTTTCAACTCCTCGCTAAAACTGCTTATGTATACAATAATTATCAGTGCTGGTGGTTCTGATTGTTTGTAAGCGTCTGGGCAACGACACCTAGCTATGCTTAATATTCCATGGCAGCAACGCGTCAATATTATTCGGTTTTTCAGCAATCTGCTGCAAGCAGGTTGCGATATAATCATGAACAAGAAGATTATTCGCTTTTGCTGTTTCAACCAAACTATATAAAATCGCACTCGCGTTCGCACCTGTATTGGTGTACGAAAATAGCCAAGCCTTACGACCTATCACAAAGGGCTTCACTGCCCGCTCTGCTCGGTTATTGTCAATGCTTAACCTGCCATCTTCAAGATAGCGCTGGAATTTTTCAAATTGGTTTAAGCTATAACTTATTGCTTCTCCCAATTTACTTTTTGGTGGGATTTTTTCTTTATGCTCGATGAGCCAGTTATATAATGTGGTTACGATAGGCTTGGCTTGTGACTGTCGGATTGCTAATTTTTCTTCAACAGATTTGCCCTTAATTCGTTTTTCTATTCCGTATAACTTACCAATTAAATTTAATACGATATCCACTTTCCCTGTTTTCTTTTTTCCTTGCAGCTTCTTCACATCGATAAATTTACGACGAATATGCGCAAGACAGGCTACCAGTGTCGCTTGCGTTGATTCATAAGCTTTATATCCATCAACGTGCATGTAACCTTGGTAACCATCAAGAAAATCAATCGCACATTGGGCTTTACGACTATTGTGATAATCGAATAACACAATATTGGTGTTACTGCCTAATGCATCTGCTCCACAGCAATATACCCACATATAGCTTGTCGCTTTTTCGGCTTTGATTACTTTTAGCGGTGTTTCATCTGCATGAATAGCGGGCTCAGCGAGCAATATTGCTTTCAAGCGCATATATAAAGGCTCAAGCAATGTGGCACAACGTAATATCCAGCTCGACATCGTTTGACGACTCAACTCAATACCGATGTCACTCAACATTGTTTCTTGTCGATAAAGCGGTAAACCAAATTGATATTTACAGGTGATTATTTGGCTCAGCAAACTCGCGGTAGCAATACTTTTCGGGATTGGCGTGGCGGGCATCGGTGCCATTTTTATGTGATTTTCAATCCCATTATTTTCACAATGTCGGCACGTATACTTCGGGCGAATGGTTTTAATGACTTTAATATGAGCGGGTACAAATTCAAGGGTTTCGCTGCTACTCTCACCCATTTTATGCAAAGGATTACGGCAACAATCACATGTTTTATCCGTGTCCTCAATATCAATAATAACGTCTTTTCGAGGGAGTTCAGGCGGTAGTGGTTTGCGCTTTGGTTTGACTTTTTGCTCTGTTTTTTCTTCAGTTGATAAGCTCGCTAATAGCAGCTCGTCTTGTTCATCAAGTGTCACTTCGGCTTCATTGAAGACGTCATCTGCACCAGGCATTTTTTCTGATTTTTTACCGTATTCGTTAGCCAATTTTATATTATAACGTTCAAGTAATTCTTGATAAATCGCGTCTTTTTCAGCTAACTCACACTCTTTTTGAGCCACGAGCAGCTGCAACTCAAGCAACATTGTCTTAAGTTGTTCTGGGTCGTCTGGTAGTACGTTCACATCAAGTTTCATTTGCTCATTTTAGCAAATTTATCAATATGAAACTGCTTTTGATGTCAATGAGTAAAAGGGGAGCGTCAACGATCGTTGACTGCTCAAATATGACAAATACCGACCGAGTTAGATCATCGATTGATAATGTAATTCTTGATGACCAAGCACATCAAATCCTGATAGCAACCACTTAAATTGTTCATCCGTTAATTCAAATTCATTGCAATCGATGTTACTCGGCCATTTGAATTTTTGCTTCTCAAGACGTTTGTACCAAAGTGCAAACCCCGTCTTATCCCAATACAGTATTTTTAGTTTGTCTTTGGCTTTATTGCAAAACACAAACAACTCACCTGTGTAAGCATCACGATTAAGCTCATCTTCAACAATGGCTGCTAACCCGTTTATTGATTTTCGAAAGTCGACAAAATCACGGTGTATAAAAACGGCTGATGGTTCAATAAAGGATTGCATTAGCTCAACTCACGCAGTATTTGAGCCAAGTATGTAGCGGATGTTGTTGCAGGCAAACTGACGTTTGCCTTACCAACCGTGAGTGTGATGGATGGTTGCTCTTCCAAGAACTCAATTTGCTGTATCACTTTGGCGCGAACAAAACTGTTGGATGTTAAGCCCAGTTTTTTCTTGAAAGCGTAGAAGCTAGAAGTCGGTAATTGATGCTGTTGGCAGTAATTTGAAATAGTTAATCCACTGGTTTGTTGATTTTGTATTAGGGTCTGCCATTGTGTTTCGTTGCGCGTTATTTTCATTGTTATTTCCTTTTATTTGACTTGGAAATAACATAACTGAAGTCAGAAATTAGATGGAGGTGTGTTTCGCCAGACGCTTACGATTGTTTTGTTAAGCATAATCAAACAACGTTTAATATTATGGAGAGGCTGCATCATGCCGGAACATAACATAAGAAATGTTGATGAGATGCTTAGTTCATCAGTAGCAATGCTAGAAGTGTTGGAGGTATTGGTACTTGAGGGATTGCTTATAGATTACGTCGATGTTGAAACCATTGGTACGTACATTAACCACATAAAAAACAATCAACTTATCGTTGCTCAGATTATTGAGCAATGCATTAAATAGTCAAATTCAATTTCGCTAATTATAGGTGAGCTTTCTCCTTTGATTAATGCCCGCCTAATTTTCAAAAATGATTAAGGGTTTTCCACAAAACCACAACCACCTTCTTGTAGTGATTTATCTTTGCTGTTAGTTTTACTGTGTATACATACAGGGGCAGATCATGACTATTCATGCAGGAGTAACCGTTTTAGTCGGGGCCATCAGCGCTGGTGTAGCACTTCTTGGTAGCGTGTCATATTCATCATTTCACGATGGAGAGAACAGCCGTCAGATTAAAGTTAACGCTGAGCACATCCACCAGCTCGAGTTAAACACTAAAGATATCGCTACAACACTGCATAAAATCGAAATTGATACCGCTGTATCCAGAGAGAAGGCCGAATGGCTCTATGACAATGCCACAAAACCATAAAGATAGAGGAAAAGAAGGACTAAGTTATTATCTTAAAGGAACAGTGATATTTATAGTGGCGAAAGGCTTGAGGACGTTAGTGTCCTCAAGTTGTACAAATTATCGTCCAAATCTCACAATATTACTTGTTTCAGATTTATAATTTTTCTTGTTGTTTGAAGTCGTTTTATTTTGGAAACGAAGAGTAACTAAATTGTCTTCTTCTGTATCGTCATCAAAAAAGCCTCGAGGTAGCCCACATAATTCTTCACAAATAAAGGTAGAAAAACCAAGCTTATCTAGTAGAATATTTTTACTGAATCCACCTTGATCTATAAGCATATTAATTGCTCTTGGTAAGAGTCTAGGGTTTTCAGGTTTAACTTGATCGTCATAAGGTTCTTTAATTCGCCATCCTTTAGAAGATAAATTTTTATACAAATTAGATTTTTGCAGGTCAGAAATTATATCTAACTGATGAGCTCTATAAATCATAGCAGCAATAGAAACCTTCCATCGAGGTTTAAGAGCCAAAAAAGTCTCTAAAGTTGGGTTTTCTAAATCTCGTGCAAATGAATCAGCAGGAAGTAATAAACAGCTTGCAAAGAGGTTAGCCTGTCTTTCGATTTCTTTATGAGCTGTTTGATTAATGTCATCTACTTTTACATTTTTATGCAGAATAATATGACCGAGCTCATGAGCTAAGTCAAAACGACTTCTTATAGCATTATCTTTATCTGTTGCTAGTAATATATATGGACGCCCAGTTATCTTGTTCCAGCTTGAAAGACCGTCTAATTTATCAAAGCCTATTTCGCATCTTGAAAAAATAACACCAGAATTCTCAACGGATAAAGATAAATCTTTGATTGGTGAATTACCTAAATTAAAATTATTTCTAAATTCAATAGCAGATAACTCAATATCTTCATCAGAGATAGCCTTAAAGTTTTTATTTACTTCAGGTATCCTAAGTGTAGGCCAATCTAACCACTGATTTAATATTGTTGATAATTCAGCAATCCAATCTAATTTTATTTTTGTTGCTTCTCTTCCTGATTTTGTAGCAGCAGTTAATGAACGAAAAAAATATGGAGAGCTATTCTCTGCTGCTAGCTCTCTTAGAAACCAATGAACTGGCTGCCCTAACGCGATAGACAAAGCTTGAAGTTTATCCCCTTGAGGATTTTGCTTTCCATTTTCCCAGTTAGTAACTGTAGCTCCCGATACATTGACCAGCGTAGCCAAGGCAACTTTAGTCAAGCCTAAAGACTCTCTTGCCTGAGTTAACCGATTTGACTGGAAACCACCCACACCAGATTTCATAACTTACTCACCACTTGTTTTTGTCTCTTCTTCATCCAAGGCTATACGAAGTGTAGGCCAAGCCATATCACTCTCATAAAGCTCTTCTGATTCGTACATGTCTAACAGCTCTTCGAGCGAAAGCCAAACATGGTACCCTTTCCAATTTGAAAAAGGAATTGCTACCATAATATTAGCAGGTACTCGTTGTTCATCTTTATTATTTGGCTGAATCACTACAATGACGACATGCAGTTTACCTACAAAATCAACATTTGAATTATCAAACAAATCAATTTGATATGGCTCTAAGCATAGGTATCTACACAAAATGGTTACAAATTAACCAATCGGCCAAGAGAAGGGAACTGATCTAAGGATCAACGATCAAGAGAGTTAACTTTCATTTCATTAGTATTGACGATGACTCTTTTTGAACAACATCAATTACCCTGTATCCTTGAATCAAGATTATCTAAGCGTTATCAGACCCTTATAATGGAACACATGACAGTTAATTCTAGCAATGCACCAGGTGTAAAATCTCTTCGCCACCACACACAATCATGGGCATCGACACAAGCAACATGGCGTTTTTATCATAATGAGGATGTGACTTTTCCTATGCTAAGTGGCCCGATGCTGGGACTTGCTCGTTCTGGTGTGAAAGAAAGTCAAAGTCGATATGTATTAATGGCTCATGATTGGTGCCATATCAATTTCGCTAAACATCATAGTAAGTTAGATAAAACTAAGATGTCACACGCTCTCGATGTTGGCTACGAACTGCAAGCGTCTTTATTGGTAGACGCAAATACTGGCGCACCCATTGCTCCAGCAGGCCTTAACTTACTGACAAGCAACGGTATTTATCAATGCCGAAGCCAAGAGTTACAACCCAAGCAAAGTCACCTAGATTCACTCTTTGACAGCATTCATTGGCAAGAACAATTACATTTAGACAAGCCTCTGGTGCATGTTGTTGATAGAGAAGCAGATTCAGCGAAAGACTTAAGACGTTTAGGCTCAGTTCACTGGCTAACTCGAACTAAAAAAGGCTCAACGTTCCGTCACGAAGGTCAGTTTAAAACGGCTGAAATCATCAGTCGAACAATCTCCCCAGACTTGAAAGGTGTTATTTCTCTTCGAGGTAAAGAGGGCTATTTGTTTGTTGGTGAAACGACTGTTGAGTTACACCGGAAATCAGAAAAGCTCGCGTCAGCGGCGCCCACCTGTCGCTTTGTTATGAGCCTGGTCACGGATGATGAAGGTAAAGAGCTAGCAAGATGGTATCTGCTGTCTAACGTGTTGGATGTTGATGCAACAGAGATCGCAACGTGGTATTGCCATCGCTGGAATATTGAATCTTGGTTTAAGTTATTGAAGTCAGATGGTCATCAGTTAGAAAAATGGCAGCAAACTACTGCGGAGTCAATATTAAAGCGTCTGATCACAGCCAGTGTTGCAACGACGTTGATATTTAAGCTTTATTCGGACAGCTCGGATGAAGCTAATGAATTTAAAGGTTTTTTGGTTAAGCTGAGTGGTCGTTTAACTAAGCGAACAAAGCCTGTCACTCAGCCATCACTGCTTGCGGGACTATGGGTTTTCCTACAAATGTGTGAAGTACTAGATACCTACACCATGGATGAGATAAACGCGATGAGGCAAATAGCCAGTTCGTTTTTTGCTCAATCTGTGTAGATACCTATGGCTCTAAGAGAGCGTTGTTCATCGATAATAACTTTCTATGCGTAGCGTCTCTTACTTTTGAACCATGAGGGACTTCGACATGCGAAAGAGTGATGTCTCCGAATTGATTAACAATGTAATGCTCTCCACGTGGCGCAGTATGACAAACTTCACCGCCAAATGTGCAAAACGCCTCATCTATTAAATAGCGTCTCATTTGTGGTCTTAAGCGCGCCTTAGGGGTCACTACTAGCTCTTCTTCGAGAAAGTTTTCAACAACGCCATATTTTAAAATAATATTCTGTGCTAGTAGCTCTAAAGGTTCTTTTGGCAGATTAGTCACAATGAAGCTATAAAGTTTTTCTTGTACATTTTTGTTCATATGGATTCGCATCGCTATTAAATTGCCTTAAGCCGAATTATTGCTCATAATCTTAGGTTTTGGAAGTATTTGTGACAAAAAATTTATGTTTTTTTGAGCCTATAGGCATATTAGTCCTAAATGGATCAAGTAATTTGAAGGTTGTGATGATGAGCATATGTTAGTCAATGACAGTGAGAAGATGAAAGCATGCAGCTTTGTTAAAGCTGGAGCTGTGTGATGCACCGTTTCAATCAAGCATTATAAATTTAAAATGCCACGCGTTAGGAATTGCTCTTAAACGCTTGTATCGTTCATCATAAAACAGGGCGGATGCACGATAGTGTGGTGATTTTTTTCTCATCGTTAAAAACTGTTCATGTACACAGTCGTTATCAGTGCTGGTGGTTCTGATTGTTTTGTTGAGCATAATCAAAAAACGTTTAATCTTATGGAGAAGGTTGATTATGTCTGAACAAAACATAAGAAATATTGATGAAATACTCAATTCGTCGATAGCAATGCTCGAAGTTTTAGAGGTTTTAATACTTGAGGGTTTAATTATCGATTACGTTGATGCTGAAACTATGGGGTCGTATCTCAATCAAATTAAAAGTAATCAATTAAGCGTTGCCCAGATTATTGATCAATGCATGAAATAGTTAAATTCAGTTCCGCTAACTTAGGTGGGCTTTACTCCTTTGATTAATGCCCGCCTAATCTTCAACAATGATTAATACCATTCGACAAAACCACAATCACTTTCATGGATGATTTACCTTTACTGTTAGGTTTGCTGTGTATACATATAGGAGTAGATCATGACTCTTTTGCTTCCTTTCTTTCAATATAAGTGACCACATCCACATGATGATTTCGTATCCGCCCAAACGATGTATATCAAAGCTGGTTACAACTTGAAGGCATCAACCTCTATGTGATTAAAAATGAATTTAATGATTTAAGATCGGGGATGAAAATCCGTTCTTTGGTCAAAGTCTGACTTTGCAAGTGCTTGCGGAGAGGGGAAGGGGGCGGTATCAGTGATCAAAACTACACTTAAATATAAAAGTGTAATGACAATCATTACCATGTAGGTTAAGGTTATGTTTTCCTGATTAAGACTGCAATGGCTCTTTCTTCTAGGATCTTCACATTTTTACCACGAGCTAAAATTAACGCCGATAAAGTAAAGGTTATTGATGATATCAAAAAAAAGAATAAGTGCAGCCTATGAAGAATTAAATAGAAAAGGATTTAAAGAGGTGACTTATAATTCTTATGTGACTAAAAAATTAGACCGTATTGGGCTGAGATTTAAACCTTATTATTATAATAACTTCATTGAAAATTTCATTAATCTTACATTTTCTGCATTATGTGCTTATCTTATATTAAAGTTAATATTTGACTTCTGGTTAAATATTATTAGTTTATCATTTGTTTCTGGGAGTATTGCATTGATAGTGACTTCTCTTGGGAATGCTGTTTACTTCTCCTATTTAAGAAGTAAGCACAATATATCTAAATGGGACGATCTTCCTAAATAATTAAAATGTGAAGGCTTCACCTGCAGCTTTACGGTGTAGGTGAACAGTTAATTTTATGGGGCTTTGAAAACAGTTTCGTGACGATGAATAGGCTAAGCGGTTGGCTCAGTAAATGGCATAAAGGCAAGGTAATACATTGAGTGATGCGACCGAACGAGCCAAACAGCAGCGTAATATTTAACTGACGGCATTGCGCTTTAAACATTGAACTCAATAAACTTCATATCATTCATTCAATTCTAATCTTCAACAAT is drawn from Photobacterium profundum SS9 and contains these coding sequences:
- a CDS encoding PHP domain-containing protein; translated protein: MKKIDLHIHTVHTRSDSKFEYSLETLKKYVEAAQLDCIAITNHNEFNLSQFREISRELDITVLPGIEIDLERGHILLISDPSDLEDFSARCQKLTSLITYPHPNVALTSFKEIFTDLDQYILIPHYDKSPKILKFVLDDLKRYITAGEVQAPKKFIQVYNQEDSLVPVIFSDTRMATGIDSFPSRQTFLNITDCDFRSVRLGLTKKEYVSLTREEGNKFIEIMDSGIKISTGLNVILGKRSSGKSHTLNLINSSSDEDDVKYIR
- the tnpC gene encoding IS66 family transposase yields the protein MKLDVNVLPDDPEQLKTMLLELQLLVAQKECELAEKDAIYQELLERYNIKLANEYGKKSEKMPGADDVFNEAEVTLDEQDELLLASLSTEEKTEQKVKPKRKPLPPELPRKDVIIDIEDTDKTCDCCRNPLHKMGESSSETLEFVPAHIKVIKTIRPKYTCRHCENNGIENHIKMAPMPATPIPKSIATASLLSQIITCKYQFGLPLYRQETMLSDIGIELSRQTMSSWILRCATLLEPLYMRLKAILLAEPAIHADETPLKVIKAEKATSYMWVYCCGADALGSNTNIVLFDYHNSRKAQCAIDFLDGYQGYMHVDGYKAYESTQATLVACLAHIRRKFIDVKKLQGKKKTGKVDIVLNLIGKLYGIEKRIKGKSVEEKLAIRQSQAKPIVTTLYNWLIEHKEKIPPKSKLGEAISYSLNQFEKFQRYLEDGRLSIDNNRAERAVKPFVIGRKAWLFSYTNTGANASAILYSLVETAKANNLLVHDYIATCLQQIAEKPNNIDALLPWNIKHS
- the tnpB gene encoding IS66 family insertion sequence element accessory protein TnpB (TnpB, as the term is used for proteins encoded by IS66 family insertion elements, is considered an accessory protein, since TnpC, encoded by a neighboring gene, is a DDE family transposase.), coding for MQSFIEPSAVFIHRDFVDFRKSINGLAAIVEDELNRDAYTGELFVFCNKAKDKLKILYWDKTGFALWYKRLEKQKFKWPSNIDCNEFELTDEQFKWLLSGFDVLGHQELHYQSMI
- the tnpA gene encoding IS66 family insertion sequence element accessory protein TnpA, which translates into the protein MKITRNETQWQTLIQNQQTSGLTISNYCQQHQLPTSSFYAFKKKLGLTSNSFVRAKVIQQIEFLEEQPSITLTVGKANVSLPATTSATYLAQILRELS
- a CDS encoding helix-turn-helix domain-containing protein — translated: MKSGVGGFQSNRLTQARESLGLTKVALATLVNVSGATVTNWENGKQNPQGDKLQALSIALGQPVHWFLRELAAENSSPYFFRSLTAATKSGREATKIKLDWIAELSTILNQWLDWPTLRIPEVNKNFKAISDEDIELSAIEFRNNFNLGNSPIKDLSLSVENSGVIFSRCEIGFDKLDGLSSWNKITGRPYILLATDKDNAIRSRFDLAHELGHIILHKNVKVDDINQTAHKEIERQANLFASCLLLPADSFARDLENPTLETFLALKPRWKVSIAAMIYRAHQLDIISDLQKSNLYKNLSSKGWRIKEPYDDQVKPENPRLLPRAINMLIDQGGFSKNILLDKLGFSTFICEELCGLPRGFFDDDTEEDNLVTLRFQNKTTSNNKKNYKSETSNIVRFGR
- a CDS encoding IS4-like element ISPpr4 family transposase is translated as MTMTLFEQHQLPCILESRLSKRYQTLIMEHMTVNSSNAPGVKSLRHHTQSWASTQATWRFYHNEDVTFPMLSGPMLGLARSGVKESQSRYVLMAHDWCHINFAKHHSKLDKTKMSHALDVGYELQASLLVDANTGAPIAPAGLNLLTSNGIYQCRSQELQPKQSHLDSLFDSIHWQEQLHLDKPLVHVVDREADSAKDLRRLGSVHWLTRTKKGSTFRHEGQFKTAEIISRTISPDLKGVISLRGKEGYLFVGETTVELHRKSEKLASAAPTCRFVMSLVTDDEGKELARWYLLSNVLDVDATEIATWYCHRWNIESWFKLLKSDGHQLEKWQQTTAESILKRLITASVATTLIFKLYSDSSDEANEFKGFLVKLSGRLTKRTKPVTQPSLLAGLWVFLQMCEVLDTYTMDEINAMRQIASSFFAQSV
- a CDS encoding DUF6404 family protein, giving the protein MISKKRISAAYEELNRKGFKEVTYNSYVTKKLDRIGLRFKPYYYNNFIENFINLTFSALCAYLILKLIFDFWLNIISLSFVSGSIALIVTSLGNAVYFSYLRSKHNISKWDDLPK